In Xiphophorus maculatus strain JP 163 A chromosome 9, X_maculatus-5.0-male, whole genome shotgun sequence, the genomic window CTGGAGGCTTTTCAGATGGTCCTGGAGCTTTTTGATGTCTTCTGACAAAGGCAGTATTTGGGGgatattatattttttctggTAAAGCGTTTTCAGGGCATTGGATGATACATGTGTTGTCCATTCTAGTTCAATTAACTTGGTGAATTCCTctgcttttgattttaaatcaacattctGTTGACGCAGTGCCTCTCCTTGCAAAATATGTGACACTTTCACAAGAGAATGCCGCAGTTTTAGTGCTGTTGAAGGCACTTTGAATCTGTTGGATAACTCATTAAACCCAGTCATCTGTTTTACAGCCTCAAGGACTGTGTTGAATTTTCCTGGACAGATCAAGtctttcaaaaaaacaacatccttgtCAATGTTTCTTGCCATCAGAACAAGTCTGGCAAGTTCCCTCATCTTATTTCTGATGTCTGCTTGATGTCGTCCAACTTCTCCGTTTCTGAGGTACATTCTCTCACCCAGTGAAATAATAAGGGAGTCTGCCTTTACTAACTGAGATACATTGTCATATGACATGTCCTGGAGAACCCTCTGAAGTCCAGTGGAAATCGCAATATCCATGGGCAACATCATGGAAGAACTTGCCTGAACTTTTCTTGTGACCATGTCTCCTTTTGACCGGAGTTTGCAACGCTTATAATGCCTCCAGAGATCTGTCTTGACATAcatagcaaaacaaaacttgcAAGGTAGGTAGTTGGTTCCAGCTGATTGATGGGTTGCTTGCCTTTTTGGGATGATTAGTCCTTCCCCAGAGGTCAGGACAGAACAGTTGTGCTGATAGTTTCCCATGTTTGCTACTTTGGCCAATAGCAAGGAGTGCATTGATGATCCTTTCCTGTGTGCGAGTGCCTTGGCCACATCAGGTTTGTCTGAATGCTTCTGTTTCAGATGTCTTGTAATTTTTGCATAAGGCTTCTCACAGAAAAGACAATAATTCTTCTTGTCATAGATACGTTGATGGGCAgtgtttgaagacatttttactgTGATCTTACATTGTTGAGAGTTACTGCCATTTGAGTGCTGCTCAGTTTTACAAGATGGTTTTCTGTGGATTACTTCAGTTTTTGTAGTTTCTTCTTCCTCCGATTGTGGGTCATCATTCACTTCTTGATCTGACATTTCCAGAGCAGGGGAAACTTGTTCTTCAgtattctgaaagaaaatgtagtttatttattaattactttGCAAACAAGATAATAATATCAtacatgcatatttattttatacatttataactATCTTTACCACTACTTCAGTAATTAAACACTTTATTACCATTTCACACTCAGAAAATTCCTCTTCTGTCGGCAGAGATGAAGGCAGCGGGTTACTGGCAGTGATGCCAGGCAGATCTGTGACCAAACTCTCTGGAATGTTCATGTCATTAAAGGTTTCAGGGCAGGAATTTGTTGAAGGGGGTCCATCCtgtaataataacaacaacaaatagtGAATACATGTCTATATCAGGtgacaataaatatatttaggcAGTGGAATACAAAGTAAGACAAAATCTCTACTGTGGAAAAATCTTTAGTCTCTTACAGATAACTAACGTTATATTAGCCTACCCTACTTGAAAGAATTACTTACTTTATTTTGATTCTCACATCCACCGTTGTTCATGGTTGCAGTATAATCAGGTTGATGTGCCAAACCTGTAAATACAGTTAATCAGTTGTCATGAGTTACATAAGATAGTGCTTTTAGCCCATAAGATTAGATAATATATTTAAAGCAATAGTACTCACACATGAATGCCTGAAGAGCTTCTTCAATGGTGGGACGTTCTTCGAGTGATCTACTCAGCATCCGGGAAATCATATCTCTTTGGCTGCTCCATCTTTCCTCACAGTGAAGAGTGAAATTGCCATTTTTGACATTGTCAAGTATCCCAAAGGCATTCTTGAAGTATGGTGTTGTTTGTTGAAAGGGATGTTGGCCATCTGTGAGGATGTAATGCATCAAGCATCCAGCGatctaaaatgtaacaaattacattaaaacaatGCTCTTTCACAGTTGTAATCATAAGCTTTTTATAGTAACTCTTGACAATTAACTAGCCAaatcagaatgaaaaacaacaacaataataataataataaaagaatcaTGATATGCAGTTTAATTAGTATTTTCAAGGTCAACATACTTGGACTTCTGACTCTTTCTTGTACTTGTGTTCTTGAGCTTGCTCGTAACTCAACCAGGACAAAGTTACAGATATTAGTGAAGAAGAGGTGGATTTTGTTGGATCTAGTTTTCTGCTTGCCCCAAAGTCTCCAATATACAATTTATTGTTTACACCTgtagacaaataaaatataatttgtcaTATAATTATCACGACATAAAAGTACAGTACAGTTTGCCCATTAACCTTAACTTGCCAAACAAGATGTTTTGAGGCTTCAAATCTCTGTGCAAAATTCCGTGTGAGTGGAGTTCCTGAAGTCCCAGCAATAACTCCTTGCAGATTCCCAGTCTCCACTGCTCAGTCAGGTTTTGTCTCTCAGGAAAATCCTTATCTTCAATCAGGTCTCTGAGATTATACTCACAAAGAGGGGAgacaaaataagcaaagtaCGAGTCTTCCAACACTTCAAGGGGctgcaacaaatgtttcacCATTAATTTTTCTGAACATAGTAATTTTGCCATTTCCATTTCTTTGTTGGCAACATGTTTAACAACTCGTTTCACTGCCACATGGCAGTTGCCAAAGAGTCCTGGAAAGACTTGTGCCCCATTGCATCCATCTGCAATCTTAGTTTTTGGATTGAAGAGAAGACCATCGATTTTCGTCACGTCAGGGTCAGACTCCAGATTTTCTAGTGAGCTCTTCCATCGGGATTCCTTTAATATTGAGGAGGGGGGGGAATTTCAATTAGATAATAGAAAACCAATCAAATACACAGGACAAGCACACTATAACCTGGACTTAGTAGGAAAATGTTTAGAATTTCTTCACTCAATGTAGCTGAACAAAGAAACTTCCATGCATCTTTACCTTCTTTTCCATCTGCTTATTGCAAGAGGATGCAGCagtcttctaaaaaaaaaaaaatagaattacaggattaaattatattaattatacACAATTATGACAACGGTTTGTTTAACCATtgacagtattttaaaattctactttgcattttgagttttaagatgtttaaagaaatttgtGGAGGTTTGCATAGCACATGTACAACATAGTAAAAATCAAAGATGAAGATATAATCTCTAAGATTCATGGTATTTGGAAAAACATGCcgtgaaaaaaatagaaatttatataattaaaaGTTGCATACCTGTCGCCATTTGCACGTATCATCCCCATAGTTAAATACAACTTCTTCTCCTGCCAGTATTTTTCTGATAGCAAATGCACACAGATGTGGTCTTTTTTGCTCGTCCAATACCTGTTGGTcacaaagtcacaaaaacaaattaatttcagtCAGTCTTTTTTCAATGAAACggttaataaattaataaatagtgACTTCTGGCTGTGATACTTACGATTTGAATTTTGCTGTTTGGTTTGATGTGATCATCATTCATGAATCTTCCAAGTCTTGCTGTATCTTTACTACCATCAACGCTAAGAAAACAaatggacaaaattacaattacaCCTGGGCTTAGATTCATAGTTTGGAGGTTCATGCAATTGTACGTACCAGTAGCTTTTTCCttgaaatttgtaaaaaaacaaaaatgctgcatCTACTTCTGAATACTCATTAAGCAGGCTCTCTCCTTCAGAGCCAGTGATGTGTGTTCCAACATATTCCAGCAGGAATTGTTGTGGCTCAATGTCTTCAGTAGCAAAAACTCCATCACCTGAAAAAACATATGGAATGAATTTAGCTTTCCATATGCATTTCACAtgaaagaaagtaaatattttcaaacaatgTTGAACTGGCTAAaccttacataaaaaaaaacataatgaagaTTATATGCACAGACTGCAGCAATATGCAGTTCAGTGTTGTAACACAAATGCAGTCCTTTAAAATTGAACCTACTTGAGGgttttgaacagaaaatgtgGTACCGAAAAAGTTATATTCTCAAGCAAAACATACCTTTGTCTTTGTTAATAAATGTCTTCCGAAATATGGCTTTGTCCTGATCTGAAGAGATGAAGTACAAGGCTTCCTTCTCAGGAGAAAGTCTTTTGGTCCTCattttttctgtggaaaaaaaaaagtatattataCGTGTTAActatttttgaaacaatttgaTTCAAAATCACTGTTTAtacaaaagacaataaaaagcatGGCAACATGGATGAAATCCCgaaaagattaaagaaaaaagtgtggaacTTACCCGTTCTTAAAtcaaaaaagagtaaaaaaaatctcaaggtTGGTTTTCTTCCTCCTAGAATTTGAAAAGTGCTCAACACTTCCAAAGTCACCAAAAATGGTTAAGGATTGGAAGGCTCACGGGGCCCAGGTTATAGGCCTCTGTGTGAATGGTTGCATTTGCATCTACATAGCTGTGTTCTGGTCCTCGCCTCCAATTGGCCACGGACAGTTTGCTATTCTGTCTTTATCTATTCAAAGTGGTGCTGCTGTCGTTCTATACAAACCAAGTGGGGACCTTGATTTGCATTACAAATCAAGGTAATGAAAATTGATTTGCATTACAGAATTATAGAACGACGGGGGTCCACTGTTGGCTGGTGTAGAACGGCACAGATCCCCTCTTAGATAGGATGGAGCGACATACACACTCCAGGATGGGTGGATACAgcagaaatgaactgaactaatgttttttagacatatttatatCAGGCCACGTCACAGCCATGCCTGTACAAAACCACACTGGGACCATTACACACCTCTTATTATTATCTTCTTTTGAAGACTTTCAGGTTTCCTGATATAACTAGTGTAAGTGGTGCACCATACAATTTAGCAATAATTAATATGTGGCTCAACAAGAGTTTACATAGTTAAAAGTGTGGATAAAGGCAGATAAaaccttaatttaaaaaacaggtcAACATACTTGGACAACTTTGTTAGTAGATATTCTATGTGAAGTTTAAAATTGAAGGACTCGTCTATTAAGACCCCCGGGAACTTTGTAGAACTCATTCtcattatgttttcattttcaattttaagaTTTGTTTGATCAGTTAATgataaaaatttatttggtctaaccaaaataaaattagttttgctgATTGTAAGACAGaacttgtttaaattttagaaGAGTTTACAAAGTCATTAATATAAATGATGAAGAGTAACGGAACCAAAATTGAATCCTGGGGACGTCCCTCTAATCCCATACTGGGAATTGGAAAGAATCTGATGTTTATCCATGTATTTAATTAATCTGCCCTGGACAGCTCTTTCGAGAACctttgataaaatataatttttatttctggatttgTAAATTGGAATAATTTTTGCAACGCCAGCCATTTTTGGCATCGTACAATGTAATACTAAAAGGTTTATTGAGGGTGCCAGAGGTTTAACTATggaattaaacatttcaagcaGAGTTTAACTGCAGATCCAATCAACTCCTTCTGTGTAagaacttttcaaatttttaatgaTTCTTTTTAGTTAGCTAAAGTGCCATATAAACTCCAAAATGGTTGAATACAAAAATAAGTTAAGTGTATCTCAGTGGAGACTTGTGTTATTCAATACCAGCAATCATAGGACCTCTGTCATTGAAGACAAGTCAAGTGTGGACCTTTTCTATAAGGCAAATCAATTCTGATAATTCTAAATTGAGATAACAAGCACATTATAGTGGACTTTAAATAATCATGGGTGCTTAAAAAGTAGTCAGCTACTTTTTACTGTGTCTCCAAGAGTGTACCATATAACAGGTGGCCACAGAGAATTTGTTTTCTGGTAATGCAAACAGGAATCAAACCCATTACTCAGAACAGAAACATCACAGAGAAACCCCTGGTGTTCATATTCTAGCAATGCTTAGCAACCCGGAACAGGAAGATTTTGTTGTACAGTTTACTCAACCAAGAgcaggaattagaacaaacttagaatctaGAGAAAATCGTATTAGTTTATCTTGTGAAACTATTCATTACCTTAGATCAAGATCTACCTATTAGATCCCCGTATTTGATAAGAATAAGTGGTCTGTAATATACTAGAAAGGGTCTGAAAGACCATGGTGTCTAAACTGTGTCTTAGATTTTATCTTGTACCTCTTTTGTCAGCTTTGTCAGCTGTAATGATTGTCTAGGTTTTTATGCTGTTGGTTAACATGTATTATAATCGATTTGGGATTACATGACGCAAGACTTGattaaacaaatcaaacctGTGTTATTGtatcttttctttattataattatttctaCAAGGGTTTAGAAACCTTCTAAATTCTAATATAATCTGATATATCAGAACAAGGCCTAGAGAAACTCccattagttaaaaaaaaaaactacagcagACTTAGAAAGTATataatcaaacatggagaaccaaaatttagttttatcagaacaagaatccagagaaaccctTGCTAGTATATTACAGACCacttattcttattaaataCGGGGATCTAATAGGTAGTTTTATAGTTTTACTTTCCTTTTGTATTAGTATATCCAGAGAACTCTCATTACTTCATAAATCATGgagaactttttttgtttttcctttcctttgctttctttttttttgtttgttttgttagacAGAAAATGTTCCCTAATTCacgtaaagcacttttaatTTCCTGGTTGAATGAAAGGACTCTGCTACAGCTTGGTGTAAGCATTGAAACCAAAGCTTGGAGCAGTGTTTTTAATGCATGTGATCCTGATTCTGCACATTATAATTTGATTCATGAATTCTCTGAAGCTCTCCACATAACCATTCCAGAAAGAACTGTCActagcagaaaaaaatgaacaaaatcccTACCTTACTAAAGGGatactaaatatatatatgtgacTGATGTGCTAGCAGCGCTGCTATTTCATATTCATTTTGCTGCAAAAGTTACCCCATGTCTTCCGGCCTCTAACTGGCCACAGCCAGTTTTTTCAGCTGAGTAGTATAAAACGCTATAGTATACTACTCAGTTAAACGCTATATGTTGATCTCTAAGGTAATGAGTATTTTCACTAGGCAAACTAAAATTGGAAAATTCTTGTCATATAATGATTTACAAATCTACAAGAATATTTTATATGCCACAATCACATCCTTCAAATAAACCCCAATCCAGCTTTTCTCTAACAAGTCATTAGATAATTGCATTATTGTTCCATCTGATCAGGCTGTCATATTAGACACAAAGCATGTTGTGTCTAAATATAAAGTTAGACATAACATGTAGTAAATGTTTCACAGTAAagctaaaagcttttttttaactttactgTGATAAACCATAAATATAGACAAATTATAACTTACATGACTTAAAAGATAAGGACCCTAACACATTTGAGAGAGGTTCCAAAATGAGAACATGTGTTTATCTGCTTAATCAGTTTTTCTTATATAACATGTAAGACTGTTGCCATTCTTACATGTTGTGGTTATGTAAGCGTGCCGCTGAGTGCATGTGAAGAGATaagagagaaaagggaaagaTACAGaatcaaaaatgatcaaatgttacaagATGAATGGCTCTCATGAAGGAGAAAACAGTGGGCATGGCTTCTTTCACTTGAATCATTTCCATCTGGTAGCTGAAAGAG contains:
- the LOC102228083 gene encoding uncharacterized protein LOC102228083 isoform X1 → MEDLVEPTLLQVKEEEEEMVQIKEEEDEMVQIKEEEEELDIKQEGSDDEGSGSSREKMRTKRLSPEKEALYFISSDQDKAIFRKTFINKDKGDGVFATEDIEPQQFLLEYVGTHITGSEGESLLNEYSEVDAAFLFFYKFQGKSYCVDGSKDTARLGRFMNDDHIKPNSKIQIVLDEQKRPHLCAFAIRKILAGEEVVFNYGDDTCKWRQKTAASSCNKQMEKKESRWKSSLENLESDPDVTKIDGLLFNPKTKIADGCNGAQVFPGLFGNCHVAVKRVVKHVANKEMEMAKLLCSEKLMVKHLLQPLEVLEDSYFAYFVSPLCEYNLRDLIEDKDFPERQNLTEQWRLGICKELLLGLQELHSHGILHRDLKPQNILFGVNNKLYIGDFGASRKLDPTKSTSSSLISVTLSWLSYEQAQEHKYKKESEVQIAGCLMHYILTDGQHPFQQTTPYFKNAFGILDNVKNGNFTLHCEERWSSQRDMISRMLSRSLEERPTIEEALQAFMCLAHQPDYTATMNNGGCENQNKDGPPSTNSCPETFNDMNIPESLVTDLPGITASNPLPSSLPTEEEFSECEMNTEEQVSPALEMSDQEVNDDPQSEEEETTKTEVIHRKPSCKTEQHSNGSNSQQCKITVKMSSNTAHQRIYDKKNYCLFCEKPYAKITRHLKQKHSDKPDVAKALAHRKGSSMHSLLLAKVANMGNYQHNCSVLTSGEGLIIPKRQATHQSAGTNYLPCKFCFAMYVKTDLWRHYKRCKLRSKGDMVTRKVQASSSMMLPMDIAISTGLQRVLQDMSYDNVSQLVKADSLIISLGERMYLRNGEVGRHQADIRNKMRELARLVLMARNIDKDVVFLKDLICPGKFNTVLEAVKQMTGFNELSNRFKVPSTALKLRHSLVKVSHILQGEALRQQNVDLKSKAEEFTKLIELEWTTHVSSNALKTLYQKKYNIPQILPLSEDIKKLQDHLKSLQVVYKRNLTDKPTAKSWSELAQVTLTQLILFNRRSEGEVSRMELSTYLQRSQHDMHDEVLESLSKFEKKLCENLTRVEIRGKRGRKVPVLFPTNVKESVELLIKTREEAGISPTNPYIFARPYYGSQESFRGCDCLRRFAESCGAKLPQNLTSTKLRKHVATVSQLLNLQTHELDQLATFMGHDIEVHREFYRLPEETIQMAKVSRLLFALQGGMGKFKGKSLEDITPNINSEEESSDSEADVQSEGTVNRSQKETSKDKHCKERTSSCKAAEGNKKSSLASSQKGKSKRPWSETEREVIIQHFKDPKGTEDPWKSGL
- the LOC102228083 gene encoding uncharacterized protein LOC102228083 isoform X2, encoding MEDLVEPTLLQVKEEEEEMVQIKEEEDEMVQIKEEEEELDIKQEGSDDEGSGSSREKMRTKRLSPEKEALYFISSDQDKAIFRKTFINKDKGDGVFATEDIEPQQFLLEYVGTHITGSEGESLLNEYSEVDAAFLFFYKFQGKSYCVDGSKDTARLGRFMNDDHIKPNSKIQIVLDEQKRPHLCAFAIRKILAGEEVVFNYGDDTCKWRQTAASSCNKQMEKKESRWKSSLENLESDPDVTKIDGLLFNPKTKIADGCNGAQVFPGLFGNCHVAVKRVVKHVANKEMEMAKLLCSEKLMVKHLLQPLEVLEDSYFAYFVSPLCEYNLRDLIEDKDFPERQNLTEQWRLGICKELLLGLQELHSHGILHRDLKPQNILFGVNNKLYIGDFGASRKLDPTKSTSSSLISVTLSWLSYEQAQEHKYKKESEVQIAGCLMHYILTDGQHPFQQTTPYFKNAFGILDNVKNGNFTLHCEERWSSQRDMISRMLSRSLEERPTIEEALQAFMCLAHQPDYTATMNNGGCENQNKDGPPSTNSCPETFNDMNIPESLVTDLPGITASNPLPSSLPTEEEFSECEMNTEEQVSPALEMSDQEVNDDPQSEEEETTKTEVIHRKPSCKTEQHSNGSNSQQCKITVKMSSNTAHQRIYDKKNYCLFCEKPYAKITRHLKQKHSDKPDVAKALAHRKGSSMHSLLLAKVANMGNYQHNCSVLTSGEGLIIPKRQATHQSAGTNYLPCKFCFAMYVKTDLWRHYKRCKLRSKGDMVTRKVQASSSMMLPMDIAISTGLQRVLQDMSYDNVSQLVKADSLIISLGERMYLRNGEVGRHQADIRNKMRELARLVLMARNIDKDVVFLKDLICPGKFNTVLEAVKQMTGFNELSNRFKVPSTALKLRHSLVKVSHILQGEALRQQNVDLKSKAEEFTKLIELEWTTHVSSNALKTLYQKKYNIPQILPLSEDIKKLQDHLKSLQVVYKRNLTDKPTAKSWSELAQVTLTQLILFNRRSEGEVSRMELSTYLQRSQHDMHDEVLESLSKFEKKLCENLTRVEIRGKRGRKVPVLFPTNVKESVELLIKTREEAGISPTNPYIFARPYYGSQESFRGCDCLRRFAESCGAKLPQNLTSTKLRKHVATVSQLLNLQTHELDQLATFMGHDIEVHREFYRLPEETIQMAKVSRLLFALQGGMGKFKGKSLEDITPNINSEEESSDSEADVQSEGTVNRSQKETSKDKHCKERTSSCKAAEGNKKSSLASSQKGKSKRPWSETEREVIIQHFKDPKGTEDPWKSGL